One window from the genome of Leishmania mexicana MHOM/GT/2001/U1103 complete genome, chromosome 18 encodes:
- a CDS encoding serine/threonine protein phosphatase type 5,putative yields MEESDRLKQEGNAYFQEKKFQHAVESYSKAIEAHKTPTLLCNRAFAYMKLELPGAALLDAQEAIEIDPGFVKAYYRKASAHLLLGKFKDAQKEFAAVLKLVPTEKDAQQKYDLCEKELKRIRFENAIKSKDGEPVSATIKLGAIAASYNGPRIENDTITVEFVEAMQEHFRVEKKIERRDVVFMLLEVLKLFKSYPNFVTVTVPDDEDITVCGDTHGQFYDLLNIFKLNGKPSPTNRYLFNGDFVDRGSYSVENVLTLFAYKLLYPEHVFLSRGNHEGLSMNRVYGFEGEVRAKYSAEVFDLFSEVFNALPTGHIINDEVFVVHGGLYSRDDVTIADLQKPNRFRDIPENGLICESLWADPQPMPGRTPSKRGVDCPSFGPDVTENFLKNNNLKLVVRSHEVKEDGYEVDHNGKCITVFSAPNYCDQMGNKGAFIRFTGGSMKPKYTTFTHVSHPGKRPMQYACGAGLF; encoded by the coding sequence ATGGAGGAGTCTGACCGCCTGAAACAGGAAGGCAACGCGTACTTCCAGGAAAAGAAGTTTCAGCACGCGGTAGAGTCGTACTCGAAGGCCATTGAGGCGCACAAgacgccgacgctgctgtgcaaCCGCGCTTTTGCCTACATGAAGTTGGAGCTGCCCGGAGCGGCACTTTTAGACGCACAGGAGGCGATCGAGATCGACCCTGGCTTTGTGAAGGCCTACTACCGCAAGGCGTCCGCCCACCTGCTGCTTGGCAAGTTCAAGGATGCGCAGAAGGAGTTCGCCGCCGTCCTTAAGCTTGTGCCGACCGAAAAGGATGCCCAACAGAAGTATGACCTGTGCGAAAAGGAGCTCAAGCGCATTCGCTTCGAGAACGCTATCAAGTCCAAGGACGGCGAGCCGGTATCGGCTACCATCAAGCTCGGTGCCATTGCTGCGTCTTACAACGGGCCACGCATCGAGAACGACACGATCACGGTGGAGTtcgtggaggcgatgcaggAGCACTTCCGCGTTGAGAAAAAGATAGAGCGCCGTGATGTCGTCTTTATGCTACTGGAGGTGTTAAAGCTGTTCAAGTCGTACCCAAATTTTGTCACAGTTACGGTGccagacgacgaggacatAACCGTTTGCGGTGACACGCATGGCCAGTTCTACGACCTGCTCAACATCTTCAAACTGAATGGCAAGCCGTCGCCAACAAACCGCTACCTCTTTAACGGCGACTTTGTCGATCGCGGATCGTACTCGGTGGAGAACGTGCTCACCTTGTTCGCGTACAAGCTGCTGTACCCAGAGCACGTCTTCCTCTCCCGCGGCAACCACGAGGGACTCTCAATGAACCGCGTCTACGGTTTTGAGGGAGAGGTGCGGGCCAAGTACTCGGCCGAGGTGTTTGATCTGTTCTCAGAGGTCTTCAACGCCCTCCCGACGGGGCATATCATCAACGATGAGGTGTTCGTCGTCCACGGCGGTCTCTACTCGCGCGACGATGTCACCATCGCCGACCTGCAGAAACCGAATCGGTTCCGAGACATCCCCGAGAACGGCCTCATTTGTGAGAGTCTTTGGGCGGACCCACAGCCGATGCCGGGTCGCACGCCGAGCAAGCGCGGTGTCGACTGCCCGTCTTTTGGCCCCGACGTTACGGAGAACTTTCTAAAGAACAATAATTTGAAGCTCGTCGTGCGCTCGCACGAGGTGAAAGAGGACGGCTACGAGGTGGACCACAACGGCAAGTGCATCACTGTGTTCAGTGCCCCGAATTACTGCGACCAGATGGGCAATAAGGGCGCTTTCATTCGCTTCACCGGTGGCTCGATGAAGCCTAAATACACCACCTTTACGCACGTGTCCCACCCTGGCAAGCGGCCAATGCAGTACGCCTGTGGCGCGGGTCTATTTTAA